One window of Alteriqipengyuania lutimaris genomic DNA carries:
- a CDS encoding DNA polymerase III subunit delta', giving the protein MIPPEAAHHARQWREWRTALASPRMHHAWILAGRRGLGKHDFAIAAAREVVATGRDAPVGESDPDIHVLTHLPKDEKEAKKAEKGEAFETKRNIAIDQVRAMQARLTTRPTLGSRRAIIIDPADDLERNAANALLKSLEEPPEGTFFLLVTHRPGSLLPTIRSRARILRFNPLPASQVEEVLRAADAAADPADLALAARASGGAPGAAVAFLAQELAPAEALMRRLVAEGDPDFTLRGKLGEEIGARPDRRRLATTLDLARTVLAQRLEQPERNAIPALVEAHSRLVTLSGQARSYNFDPGFLAMEIGTLLASAAPNRATGNG; this is encoded by the coding sequence GTGATTCCGCCCGAAGCGGCACATCATGCGCGCCAGTGGCGCGAATGGCGCACGGCCCTGGCGAGCCCACGGATGCATCACGCCTGGATCCTTGCCGGGAGGCGCGGGCTGGGGAAACACGACTTCGCGATTGCCGCCGCCCGCGAGGTAGTCGCGACCGGTCGCGATGCCCCGGTGGGAGAGAGCGACCCCGACATCCACGTACTCACCCACCTGCCCAAGGACGAGAAGGAAGCCAAGAAGGCCGAAAAGGGCGAGGCTTTCGAGACCAAGCGCAATATTGCGATCGATCAGGTCCGCGCGATGCAGGCACGGCTGACGACGCGCCCGACGCTTGGCTCGCGCCGCGCGATCATCATCGATCCGGCGGACGATCTGGAGCGTAACGCGGCCAATGCGCTGCTCAAGAGCCTCGAGGAACCGCCGGAGGGCACGTTCTTCCTGCTGGTGACGCATCGCCCAGGTTCGCTGCTGCCGACGATCCGTTCGCGCGCGCGCATTCTGCGGTTCAATCCTCTTCCGGCGTCGCAGGTGGAGGAGGTCCTGCGTGCCGCAGATGCTGCTGCCGACCCGGCCGATCTTGCGCTTGCCGCGCGCGCCAGTGGCGGCGCGCCGGGCGCCGCAGTCGCCTTTCTGGCGCAGGAACTGGCGCCTGCCGAAGCGCTGATGCGGCGCCTGGTGGCCGAAGGTGATCCCGACTTCACGCTTCGCGGCAAGCTGGGCGAGGAAATCGGCGCGCGTCCCGACCGCAGGCGACTTGCGACGACTCTGGACCTCGCGCGCACCGTGCTCGCTCAGCGGCTCGAACAGCCCGAACGCAACGCCATTCCGGCGCTGGTGGAAGCGCATTCGCGGCTCGTCACGCTCTCAGGCCAGGCGCGCAGCTACAATTTCGACCCCGGCTTCCTCGCAATGGAAATCGGCACCTTGCTCGCATCGGCTGCGCCGAATAGAGCCACGGGCAATGGCTGA
- the metG gene encoding methionine--tRNA ligase: protein MADPFYITTAIHYPNGKPHIGHAYETVAADVIARFQRLKGRDVRFQTGTDEHGLKMARKAEEQGKSPRELADEMSGHFQRLFDHLNISYDRFIRTTEPDHHTASQALWRKMEERGDLYLDRYEGWYSVRDEAFYDEKELVEGEGGEKLSPQGTPVEWTVEESWFFRLSAYQDKLLDLYNSQPGFIQPDSRRNEVMRFVEGGLRDLSVSRTSFDWGVQVPGAEDHVMYVWVDALTNYISGLGYPEEGADWKYWPADLHLIGKDIVRFHTVYWPAFLMSAGVELPKQVFGHGFLLNRGQKESKSLGNVTDPTVLAEQFGVDALRYFLMREIAFGQDGSYSPEAIVTRANAELANSFGNLAQRTLSMIAKNLDGDLGAYEPNGDDKALLSTVQTSVRESLPQEFEKLAFSVGIDAWMKAVYACNQYVDEQAPWALKKTDPDRMRTVLQTLFIALRDLAIAIQPVIPEKAGHLLDMLGIAQDARSFEDLADEGWYGALIRTGYRVAAPKPLFPRLELPEADSAEAG, encoded by the coding sequence ATGGCTGACCCTTTCTATATCACGACCGCGATCCACTATCCCAACGGCAAGCCGCATATCGGCCATGCCTACGAGACGGTGGCGGCCGACGTCATTGCTCGCTTCCAGCGCCTGAAAGGCCGCGACGTGCGGTTCCAGACGGGGACTGACGAGCACGGGCTGAAGATGGCGCGCAAGGCGGAAGAGCAGGGCAAGAGCCCGCGCGAGCTCGCCGACGAGATGAGCGGGCATTTCCAGCGCCTGTTCGACCATCTGAACATTTCCTACGATCGCTTCATCCGCACGACCGAGCCCGACCACCACACCGCCAGCCAGGCGCTGTGGCGCAAGATGGAAGAACGCGGCGATCTCTATCTCGATCGCTACGAGGGCTGGTATTCGGTCCGCGACGAAGCCTTCTACGACGAGAAGGAGCTTGTCGAAGGGGAGGGGGGCGAGAAGCTCTCCCCGCAAGGTACCCCGGTTGAATGGACGGTTGAGGAAAGCTGGTTCTTCCGCCTCTCCGCCTATCAGGACAAGCTGCTCGACCTGTATAATTCGCAGCCCGGGTTCATCCAGCCCGACAGTCGCCGGAACGAAGTGATGCGCTTCGTCGAAGGCGGACTGCGCGATCTTTCGGTCAGCCGCACCAGCTTCGACTGGGGCGTCCAGGTGCCGGGCGCGGAAGACCACGTGATGTACGTGTGGGTCGACGCGCTCACCAACTACATCAGCGGCCTCGGCTATCCGGAAGAGGGCGCGGACTGGAAATACTGGCCGGCCGACCTGCACCTGATCGGCAAGGACATCGTGCGCTTCCACACGGTCTACTGGCCCGCCTTCCTGATGAGCGCGGGGGTGGAGCTGCCCAAGCAGGTGTTCGGCCACGGCTTCCTGCTCAATCGCGGACAGAAGGAAAGCAAGTCGCTCGGCAACGTGACCGATCCGACCGTGCTGGCCGAGCAATTCGGAGTCGATGCCCTGCGCTATTTCCTGATGCGCGAGATCGCTTTCGGGCAGGATGGCAGCTATTCGCCCGAAGCGATCGTGACGCGCGCGAATGCGGAGCTGGCCAACAGCTTCGGCAACCTGGCGCAGCGTACGCTGTCTATGATCGCAAAGAACCTCGACGGCGATCTGGGGGCGTACGAGCCTAATGGCGACGACAAGGCTCTGCTGAGCACGGTGCAAACATCGGTTCGCGAGTCCTTGCCGCAAGAATTTGAAAAGCTGGCATTTTCCGTCGGTATCGACGCTTGGATGAAGGCGGTTTACGCCTGCAACCAGTATGTCGACGAGCAGGCGCCCTGGGCGCTCAAGAAGACCGATCCCGATCGCATGCGGACCGTGCTGCAAACGCTGTTCATCGCGCTGCGCGACCTGGCCATCGCGATCCAGCCTGTCATCCCTGAAAAAGCGGGCCATCTGCTCGACATGTTGGGAATTGCCCAAGACGCACGCAGCTTCGAGGATTTGGCAGACGAAGGCTGGTATGGCGCGCTGATCCGCACCGGGTACCGCGTCGCCGCGCCCAAGCCGCTGTTCCCCCGGCTCGAACTGCCCGAGGCCGATAGCGCGGAGGCCGGATAA
- a CDS encoding MBL fold metallo-hydrolase — translation MKVTLLGSGTSTGVPRINGDWGACDPAEPRNRRTRVAVMIENDDGSRVLVDTPPDLREQFLRTGIDSIDGVFWTHDHADHCHGIDDLRALRYGRSGPLPGYGVDETVRRLKSRFSYVFAGEHGYPTIVKLDTLDRLRLFAGFTVDWCIMPHGPARSTAFRFGSNDKSIAYATDFSEITDEMVTLLRGTDVLVCDCLRREEHPTHAHLAMALDLGKRCRVGKLVLTHLDKSMDYKTLSAEVPKGVIVGYDGLEVTA, via the coding sequence GTGAAGGTCACACTGCTCGGCTCGGGCACATCGACCGGCGTTCCGCGCATCAATGGCGACTGGGGCGCCTGCGACCCGGCCGAACCGCGCAATCGTCGCACGCGCGTGGCCGTCATGATCGAGAACGATGACGGGTCGCGCGTGCTCGTCGACACGCCGCCGGACCTGCGCGAGCAATTCCTGCGCACCGGAATCGACAGCATCGACGGCGTTTTCTGGACGCACGACCATGCCGATCATTGCCACGGCATCGACGACCTGCGGGCGCTGCGATACGGGCGGAGCGGCCCGCTGCCCGGATATGGCGTCGACGAAACGGTCCGCCGGCTGAAATCTCGCTTCAGCTACGTTTTCGCAGGAGAGCACGGCTATCCTACGATCGTGAAGCTCGACACGCTCGATCGCCTGCGCCTGTTCGCGGGCTTTACCGTCGACTGGTGCATCATGCCGCACGGACCCGCCCGAAGCACCGCATTCCGCTTTGGAAGCAATGACAAGTCCATCGCCTATGCCACTGATTTCAGTGAGATTACCGATGAGATGGTGACGTTGCTCCGCGGCACCGACGTGCTGGTCTGCGATTGCCTTCGCCGCGAGGAACACCCGACCCATGCGCATCTCGCCATGGCGCTCGACCTCGGCAAGCGCTGCCGTGTGGGCAAGCTGGTGCTGACACACCTTGACAAAAGCATGGATTACAAGACGTTGTCGGCAGAAGTTCCGAAAGGCGTCATCGTCGGATACGACGGGCTCGAGGTGACGGCATGA
- the hflX gene encoding GTPase HflX, producing MTRGARALVICPDIRGVNHDLPAEERLAEAIGLANAIGIVVAESYIQPVRDVRPATLFGAGQVEQIGTQAELAEAELIIVDGALSAIQQRTLEENLKRKVIDRTGLILEIFGERAATAEGRLQVELAHLDYQASRLVRSWTHLERQRGGYGFLGGPGETQIEADRRMIRTRMSRLRKELEQVRKTRALHRERRTRAPWPVIALVGYTNAGKSTLFNRLTGSDVMAEDLLFATLDPTMRAIGLPGVEKAILSDTVGFISDLPTQLVAAFRATLEEVTNADLILHVRDIANPASAAQKTQVLEVLRGLDVISGGEEGEEPVSAIPILEVWNKWDLLTDDTREDLQVRAADDVEVVPLSAETGFNIDALEERIGQVLTRSATTREFVLPTSAGREIAWLHAHGDVLEEEELESEDGAPQHRLVVRLGPKELGQFESFDLAG from the coding sequence GTGACGCGCGGTGCGCGAGCACTCGTCATATGCCCGGACATTCGCGGGGTAAACCACGACCTGCCGGCCGAGGAGCGCCTTGCCGAAGCCATCGGCCTCGCCAACGCGATCGGCATCGTTGTAGCCGAAAGCTACATCCAGCCGGTGCGCGATGTGCGTCCGGCTACGCTTTTCGGTGCCGGTCAGGTCGAGCAGATCGGCACGCAGGCCGAACTGGCCGAAGCCGAACTGATCATCGTCGACGGGGCTCTCTCCGCGATCCAGCAGCGTACGCTGGAGGAAAACCTCAAGCGCAAGGTGATCGACCGCACCGGGTTGATCCTTGAAATTTTCGGCGAGCGCGCGGCCACGGCCGAAGGGCGCCTGCAGGTCGAGCTTGCCCATCTCGATTACCAGGCCAGCCGTCTCGTGCGCAGCTGGACCCACCTCGAGCGGCAGCGTGGCGGCTACGGCTTTCTCGGCGGGCCCGGCGAGACCCAGATCGAGGCGGACCGGCGCATGATCCGCACGCGGATGAGCCGGCTGCGAAAGGAGCTCGAGCAGGTCCGCAAGACACGCGCATTGCACCGCGAACGGCGCACCCGCGCCCCGTGGCCGGTGATCGCGCTGGTCGGCTATACCAACGCGGGCAAGTCGACCCTTTTCAACCGCCTGACGGGTTCGGACGTGATGGCGGAAGACCTGCTCTTCGCCACGCTCGACCCCACGATGCGCGCGATCGGGCTGCCCGGGGTCGAAAAGGCGATTCTGTCGGACACGGTGGGCTTCATCTCCGATCTGCCGACGCAGCTGGTGGCGGCATTCCGTGCCACGCTCGAAGAGGTCACCAATGCGGACCTGATCCTGCACGTGCGCGACATCGCCAATCCGGCGAGCGCAGCGCAAAAGACGCAGGTGCTTGAGGTGCTGCGAGGGCTCGACGTCATATCCGGGGGAGAGGAGGGGGAGGAGCCCGTCAGCGCCATCCCCATCCTCGAAGTCTGGAACAAGTGGGACCTGCTGACCGACGATACGCGCGAGGATCTGCAGGTACGCGCGGCGGACGATGTGGAAGTCGTGCCGCTTTCGGCCGAGACGGGCTTCAACATCGATGCGCTCGAAGAGCGGATCGGCCAGGTCCTGACGCGCTCTGCGACGACGCGCGAATTCGTGCTGCCGACGAGCGCCGGGCGCGAGATCGCGTGGCTCCATGCCCACGGCGACGTTCTCGAAGAGGAAGAACTGGAGAGCGAGGACGGAGCGCCGCAGCACCGCCTCGTCGTACGGCTTGGCCCCAAGGAACTCGGCCAGTTCGAAAGTTTCGACCTAGCCGGTTGA
- the tmk gene encoding dTMP kinase — protein sequence MAESKRPMKARFIAFEGGEGVGKSTQAKKLAAALAERGVETMLTREPGGTTGAEMIRNLLLEPPGTGWRVQAEALLFAAARSDHVAKAIKPALLAGKWVICDRFVLSSRAYQGLAGGLGDDEVRVLHQIGSDGLLPCRTFLLEAPCEDVAERLRRRDGDEVDAIGGRDARYHADVARGFAGLAQGDDTIVQIDASGSAEDVHAQVMRELAPLLGEES from the coding sequence ATGGCGGAGTCCAAAAGGCCGATGAAGGCACGCTTCATCGCATTCGAGGGCGGGGAAGGGGTCGGCAAATCGACCCAGGCCAAGAAGCTGGCGGCTGCCCTGGCGGAGCGCGGTGTCGAGACCATGCTCACGCGCGAGCCGGGCGGCACGACCGGGGCCGAGATGATCCGCAACCTGCTGCTCGAACCGCCGGGAACCGGCTGGCGCGTCCAGGCCGAAGCCCTGCTGTTCGCCGCCGCGCGGTCCGATCATGTTGCCAAGGCGATCAAGCCTGCGCTGCTCGCGGGCAAGTGGGTGATCTGCGACCGCTTCGTGCTGTCGAGCCGCGCCTATCAGGGGCTTGCGGGTGGGCTCGGCGACGATGAGGTTCGCGTGCTCCACCAGATCGGCAGCGACGGGCTGCTCCCCTGCCGCACCTTCCTGCTCGAAGCTCCGTGCGAAGACGTGGCCGAACGCCTCAGGAGACGCGACGGCGACGAGGTCGACGCGATCGGCGGACGCGATGCCCGCTACCATGCCGACGTGGCGCGCGGGTTTGCCGGGCTTGCCCAGGGCGACGACACGATTGTGCAGATCGACGCCTCGGGCAGCGCGGAAGACGTGCATGCCCAGGTGATGCGCGAGCTTGCGCCGCTGCTCGGCGAAGAATCGTGA
- a CDS encoding D-alanyl-D-alanine carboxypeptidase family protein — protein MAGHLTTRYLATFAFAAAALALPATLNAQAAPPTPEEAPIAYMLDLSSGQTLYARDIDRRFVPASITKVMTTLVAFDMLEGGKLRADQRVPYRDETFEEWHQKGSTLFLPAGARPTVQELLIGITTVSANDASVVLAEGAAGSVDQWLARMNATAHRIGMHDSYFSTPNGWPDEGGTFTTARDLATLAKRIVRHHPEKFDFYYGRSGLRAYGIAQDNHDPITGRVDGADGMKTGYTDQAGYGFLGTAERDGRRLVMVVAGADRAGERNRAARAFIEWGFEAFDSRLLAAKGDAFVRAEVQNGADDEVALIAAQDVRVVLPRGDNARPELTVRYDGPLRAPIARGEQVATLEIAVPGMEPSTVPLYAAKDVAKAGIFGRIANGFAGLFG, from the coding sequence TTGGCCGGACACCTGACGACCAGATACCTGGCGACATTCGCCTTTGCCGCGGCAGCACTCGCGCTGCCGGCCACGCTCAATGCGCAAGCCGCGCCGCCGACGCCGGAAGAAGCGCCGATCGCCTACATGCTCGACCTGTCGAGTGGGCAGACCCTATATGCGCGCGATATCGACCGGCGCTTCGTCCCGGCCTCGATCACCAAGGTCATGACCACGCTGGTCGCGTTCGACATGCTGGAGGGCGGAAAACTGCGTGCCGACCAGCGCGTGCCCTATCGCGACGAGACCTTCGAGGAATGGCACCAGAAGGGTTCGACCCTGTTCCTGCCGGCAGGAGCACGCCCGACGGTGCAGGAATTGCTGATCGGCATCACCACGGTCTCCGCCAACGACGCTTCGGTCGTGCTCGCCGAAGGTGCGGCGGGGAGCGTAGACCAGTGGCTGGCGCGCATGAATGCCACGGCGCACCGGATCGGGATGCACGACAGCTATTTCTCCACCCCCAATGGATGGCCCGACGAAGGCGGAACCTTCACCACGGCGCGCGATCTGGCGACGCTGGCCAAGCGGATCGTTCGGCATCACCCCGAGAAATTCGATTTCTACTACGGGCGCAGCGGCCTCAGGGCCTATGGCATCGCGCAGGACAACCACGATCCGATCACTGGCCGCGTCGATGGCGCCGACGGAATGAAAACCGGCTACACCGACCAGGCGGGCTACGGCTTTCTCGGCACGGCGGAGCGCGACGGCAGGCGGCTGGTGATGGTGGTGGCAGGGGCGGACCGCGCGGGCGAGCGCAATCGCGCCGCGCGCGCCTTCATCGAATGGGGTTTCGAAGCGTTCGACAGCCGCTTGCTCGCGGCAAAGGGCGACGCCTTCGTCAGGGCCGAGGTCCAGAACGGCGCCGATGACGAGGTGGCATTGATCGCGGCGCAGGATGTGCGCGTCGTCTTGCCCCGCGGCGATAATGCGAGGCCCGAACTGACCGTGCGCTACGACGGCCCGCTGCGCGCCCCGATCGCGCGTGGGGAGCAGGTGGCGACGCTCGAGATCGCGGTCCCGGGAATGGAGCCGTCGACCGTGCCGCTCTATGCCGCGAAGGATGTCGCCAAGGCAGGCATCTTCGGTCGGATCGCCAATGGATTCGCGGGGCTTTTCGGTTGA
- a CDS encoding TatD family hydrolase, which produces MLIDSHCHLEYEGLVEDQGSVLTRARDAGVQGFLNISTKQSEWDQVVATAAREEDVWASVGIHPHNADAHADLARETLLEATKHPKVVGIGETGLDYYYDKSDRRVQQDLFRMHIDVARETGLPLIIHTRDAEEDTAAILEDEMGKGAYPALIHCFTASAEFGERVLALGLSISLSGIVTFKNAKDLQEVAKVIPADRMLVETDSPFLAPVPHRGKTCEPAYVANTAQFVADLRDTSMEALAEQTTRNFHALFAKTKAPA; this is translated from the coding sequence ATGCTGATCGATAGCCACTGCCATCTCGAATACGAAGGCCTGGTGGAGGATCAGGGGAGCGTTCTCACACGCGCACGCGACGCCGGCGTTCAGGGCTTCCTCAACATCTCGACCAAGCAGAGCGAATGGGACCAGGTCGTCGCAACCGCCGCGCGCGAGGAAGATGTCTGGGCGAGCGTCGGCATTCATCCGCACAATGCAGATGCGCATGCCGATCTGGCGCGCGAAACGCTGCTGGAAGCGACGAAGCACCCGAAGGTGGTCGGGATCGGCGAGACAGGGCTCGACTACTATTACGACAAGTCGGACCGCCGCGTGCAGCAAGATCTGTTCCGTATGCATATCGATGTGGCGCGCGAAACCGGACTCCCGCTGATCATCCATACCCGCGACGCAGAGGAAGATACCGCCGCGATCCTCGAGGACGAGATGGGGAAGGGGGCCTACCCCGCGCTGATCCATTGCTTCACCGCGTCGGCCGAATTCGGCGAGCGCGTGCTCGCTCTCGGCCTTTCGATATCGCTGTCGGGGATCGTCACTTTCAAGAACGCGAAGGACCTGCAGGAGGTCGCGAAGGTTATTCCGGCGGACCGCATGCTGGTCGAAACCGACAGCCCGTTTCTCGCTCCCGTCCCCCATCGCGGCAAGACCTGCGAACCGGCCTACGTCGCCAACACCGCGCAGTTCGTGGCGGATTTGCGGGACACGAGCATGGAAGCGCTGGCCGAGCAGACCACGCGCAACTTTCACGCTTTGTTCGCGAAGACGAAAGCGCCCGCGTGA
- the hfq gene encoding RNA chaperone Hfq, with protein sequence MAEGKTLSIRAKKAPVDEDIQPEEADAAPTERKEKKAPTARKAEDRSAQGKQTTLQDAFLNILRREKAPVTVFLVKGVKLQGIITWFDNFSLLLRRDGQSQLVYKHAISTIMPAQPMDAEQFASRDGGKKQRQLQDVFLGRVSEAEVQVTMFLVNGVMLQGRIAAYDLFCTLLERDGFVQLAYKHAVSTIQPAENVDLSDWDDDEADD encoded by the coding sequence ATGGCCGAAGGAAAGACGCTCTCGATCCGAGCGAAAAAGGCGCCCGTGGACGAGGATATCCAGCCAGAAGAGGCGGACGCGGCTCCTACCGAGCGCAAAGAGAAGAAGGCTCCGACTGCCCGCAAGGCCGAGGACAGGTCGGCCCAAGGGAAGCAGACCACGCTTCAGGACGCCTTCCTGAACATCCTGCGCCGCGAAAAGGCCCCGGTAACGGTGTTTCTCGTCAAAGGGGTGAAGCTCCAGGGCATCATCACCTGGTTCGACAATTTCTCGCTCCTCCTGCGGCGCGATGGCCAGTCGCAGCTGGTCTACAAGCACGCGATCAGCACCATCATGCCCGCGCAGCCGATGGATGCGGAGCAGTTTGCGAGCCGCGATGGCGGCAAGAAGCAGCGCCAGTTGCAGGACGTGTTTCTCGGCCGCGTGAGCGAGGCGGAGGTCCAGGTGACCATGTTCCTCGTCAATGGCGTCATGCTGCAGGGGCGGATCGCCGCGTATGATCTGTTCTGCACGCTGCTGGAACGTGACGGGTTCGTGCAGCTGGCCTACAAGCACGCCGTATCGACCATCCAGCCTGCGGAAAATGTCGACCTGAGCGATTGGGACGACGACGAAGCGGACGACTAG
- the mazG gene encoding nucleoside triphosphate pyrophosphohydrolase — MDDARNTQIDRLLSIMARLRDPERGCEWDLAQDFASIAPYTIEEAYEVADAIERDAMEELREELGDLLLQVVFHAQMAEERGLFAFADVARSISDKMEARHPHIFAGSDGTMDETRWEALKASEREAKGQQSAMDGVARALPALLRAEKLQKRAARDGFDWPDPSGAADKLAEEARELAEADDATREEEAGDLLFAAVNLVRAHGIQPEAALRAANDKFERRYRGMEGLAEGRFATLDLDAQEALWQAVKRAERNGSTG, encoded by the coding sequence ATGGATGACGCCAGAAACACGCAGATCGACCGACTTCTTTCCATCATGGCGCGCCTGCGCGATCCGGAACGCGGCTGCGAGTGGGATCTCGCGCAGGATTTCGCCTCGATCGCACCTTATACGATCGAGGAAGCCTACGAGGTGGCCGACGCCATCGAGCGCGACGCGATGGAAGAACTGCGTGAGGAACTCGGCGATCTGCTGCTGCAAGTCGTGTTCCATGCGCAAATGGCCGAGGAACGCGGGCTATTCGCCTTCGCGGACGTCGCACGGAGCATTTCGGACAAGATGGAAGCGCGCCATCCGCACATCTTCGCCGGCTCTGACGGCACGATGGACGAGACGCGGTGGGAAGCGCTCAAGGCGAGCGAGCGTGAGGCGAAGGGCCAGCAAAGTGCGATGGATGGCGTCGCTCGCGCCCTGCCCGCCCTCCTCCGTGCCGAGAAACTGCAAAAGCGCGCGGCTCGTGATGGCTTCGACTGGCCCGATCCCTCGGGCGCAGCCGATAAACTCGCCGAAGAAGCGCGCGAGCTCGCCGAGGCGGACGATGCGACGCGTGAGGAGGAAGCCGGCGACTTGCTGTTCGCCGCCGTCAACCTCGTACGCGCGCATGGCATTCAGCCCGAGGCCGCACTGCGCGCGGCGAACGACAAGTTCGAACGGCGCTATCGCGGCATGGAAGGATTGGCCGAAGGACGCTTCGCCACGCTGGACCTCGATGCTCAGGAAGCACTGTGGCAGGCGGTAAAGCGAGCCGAACGAAACGGTTCAACCGGCTAG
- a CDS encoding SPOR domain-containing protein, translated as MGIAIGLIAGLSACAGRSGGDALAPGADYYAVDSAMPTQNATQGPMADYPQVLGEPYVVDGQTFTPADVLSYDAVGYATLDMIDERGVTASHKTLPLPSYVELTSLDTGKTILARVERRGPMTSSRIVGLSQGAARELDAGEGTPIRIRRVNAPEFERARLRAGEPAGNRLDTPDTLLAVLRKQLPETGAASLARTGPRTSAALPEDGSGEFDDAFAQIEPGPSSVADSFDDYSASSPPQTAPSYALPPIGELPTGAAARPGPVEVACLPQTRAPQAPLPEPQRTAPVSRPAPPAPVRTVRPAPRNGRYLIQVASFSSKDNAIDAADNLAGFVVRSGAYFRVRMGPYATRGEADGALAKARRAGYRDAFIDTSD; from the coding sequence TTGGGAATTGCGATCGGATTGATCGCGGGACTTTCCGCCTGTGCGGGCAGGAGCGGGGGAGACGCGCTCGCGCCCGGCGCAGACTACTACGCCGTCGATTCCGCCATGCCGACGCAAAATGCGACGCAGGGACCGATGGCGGATTATCCGCAGGTTCTGGGCGAACCATACGTGGTCGACGGGCAAACCTTCACCCCGGCCGACGTGCTCAGCTACGACGCGGTCGGCTACGCCACGCTCGACATGATCGACGAGCGCGGGGTTACCGCCTCGCATAAGACACTGCCCCTGCCGAGCTATGTCGAGCTGACCTCGCTCGACACAGGCAAGACGATTCTCGCGCGGGTCGAACGGCGCGGCCCGATGACTTCGAGCCGGATCGTGGGCCTGTCGCAAGGTGCCGCGCGCGAGCTTGACGCGGGGGAGGGCACCCCGATCCGCATCCGCCGCGTGAATGCTCCCGAATTCGAGCGTGCCAGGCTGCGTGCGGGCGAACCTGCGGGCAACCGGCTCGATACGCCCGACACGCTTCTGGCCGTGCTGCGCAAGCAGCTTCCGGAGACCGGCGCGGCAAGTCTTGCGCGCACCGGCCCGCGCACCTCCGCAGCTTTGCCGGAGGACGGATCGGGCGAATTCGACGACGCCTTTGCACAGATCGAGCCGGGACCCTCATCGGTTGCCGACAGCTTCGACGATTATTCTGCATCCTCGCCGCCGCAGACCGCGCCTTCCTATGCCCTCCCCCCGATCGGCGAGCTGCCGACCGGTGCGGCTGCGCGTCCGGGCCCAGTCGAAGTGGCCTGCTTGCCGCAAACGCGCGCGCCGCAAGCGCCTCTTCCCGAGCCGCAACGAACTGCGCCGGTCTCTCGTCCCGCGCCGCCTGCGCCGGTACGGACCGTCCGGCCCGCGCCCCGGAACGGACGCTACCTCATCCAGGTCGCGTCTTTCTCCAGCAAAGACAACGCGATCGACGCGGCCGACAATCTCGCGGGTTTCGTCGTGCGTTCGGGCGCGTATTTCCGCGTCCGGATGGGCCCCTATGCCACCCGTGGAGAAGCCGATGGCGCTCTCGCCAAGGCTCGCCGCGCCGGTTATAGGGACGCCTTCATAGATACGAGCGACTAG